One Nostoc sp. CENA543 genomic window, TAAATTTAAACACGTTAAATTTACCAACAAATATAAAAATTATTTAATATCTTGATGCAATTGCTAAAAATTAGATCAGTAGTTTTAGCAGAAGTTTGCCAGTGCTGTAAAACAGTCAGTATTTGTGGTGATGTCGCATAGCTTTATGGATTTTCTTCCACCGTTCTTTTTCGGCTAGCTGCGCCTGATGATCTTGTTTGCGTACCAAATAATTCAGTTCTTTTTGCAATTTTTGGTAACTAACAAGTCTAGAGGTATCTAGTGTTCCCTCGATCAATGCTTGCTGCACTGCACAACCTGGTTCATGCTGATGCTGACAATCACGAAAGCGACATTTTTTGGCTAAAGCCTCGATGTCTGCAAAAGTTGCTTGCAAACTGTCCTCACTTCCCCACATCTGAATTTCCCGCATTCCTGGTGTATCAATAATTAAGCCGCCAGTTGGTAGTAAAATCAATTCCCGATGTGTAGTTGTGTGTCTACCCCGGTCATCACCGCGCCGGACTGATTGCACAGTTTGCACTGTTTCGCCTTTAAGTTGGTTGGTGATGGTAGATTTCCCCACCCCGGAAGAACCTAATAACGCTACGGTTTGTCCTGGTTGTAGGTAAGGTTGTAAGGCGGATAATCCTTGGCTAGTGGTAGCACTTAATACAATAATAGGTACACCAAGGGCAACTGTTTCTACTTCGGATAGGTAATCATCCAAACAGTTGCATAAGTCTGCTTTGTTTAAGACGATAACTGGATTCGTGCCACTTTCCCAAGCCAAAATCAGATATCTTTCGATGCGTCTGGGGTTAAAGTCTCCGTCTAAACCTGAGACGAGAAAGACTGTATCTACATTAGTAGCAACGATTTGCTGGGCGGTTTTACTGCCGACTGTTTTGCGGGAAAACTGGCTTTTTCTTGGTAAAATCTCGTGGATAGTTGCTTGGGCTGCTGATTCTAGTGTTTGGATAACAACCCAATCCCCAACGGCGGGAAAATCTTCAGGTTGATGGGCGCGATGTCTGAATTTACCTGAAACTTCTGCTGTGAGTTCGCCTTGTTCACCATACAAAATGTAAGTGTTTTTATAGGCGATCGCCACCCTAGCAATATTAAATCCTTTTTCGCCATAGGGCGCAAAGCTGTGAGCAAAAAAGTCACTCCAGCCTAAATCTGTCAAATTCATGGATATTTCCTCGATGTGTGTTGCTTTTGACACACAAAGCTACACAAGAGGAATTAAGATTTATTCCTGCAAGATTGTGCTTTGTGTAGTTTGGGTAGAAATGGGGAGAGTAACCCGGACAGCAACAAACACAGTCATATTTTTTCTCCTTGGCATACTACAGGAAATAATCTACATTACTACATTAGCCCATTTCAGAAAAACTTTTACTAACTTCAGAGTTTTTAGTATAGTTGGCGGAAACTAAAGCTTTGATCTAATGTCCTAATGTTTGATCAATGACGCAAACCTGAGATGAGGTAGAACATGAAAAGAACGTTGGCTTTATTTTCCTTGGGTTTGGGAATAACGCTTTTCAACCCGTTACCAATTGCTGTCAGTCAGGTAACTCCCCAACCAGCAGCACCACCATCTCAGGTAACGCCTGCGTTAAAACTGGTGGATATTGGTACTTGTCAACCTGCGCGTACTTGTTTGGGTTGGGATGAACAATTGTTTTTCGGTCATGGCAGTTTAAAAAGCGATCGCCAATCTCTATTAAAATCAATTGACAATAGTTTGAGTTATTTAAATACACCAAAAGCGATCGCAGCTTATAATAATTACCCTATTAAAGAAATTACCCTCGACCGAGTACGCCGTAGTTTACAACGGTTTCGTCAGTTGGTAGCTACAGCCAAATCACCTGCACAACTGCAAGCATCTGTCAAGCGTGAGTTTGCATTTTATCAGTCAGTGGGTGATGATAATCAAGGCACAGTCAAGTTTACTGCTTACTACGCACCGATTTATCAAGCCAGTCGCACCCGCACAGCACAATACAAATATCCTATTTATCGCTTACCCGCAGATTTTGAACAATGGCCTAAACCCCATCCGACACGCCTGGAATTAGAAGGGGTAAACGGTTTATTAGGGAATAAAAGCCGATTAAACGGTTTAGAAATGTTTTGGTTACGCGATCGCTTTCAAGCATACATGATTCACATCCAAGGTTCAGCCAAACTTAACTTGACTGATGGAACTCAAACTAGTGTCGGCTTTGTACGCGGAACAGATTACCCTTGGACAAGTATTGGGAGATTGTTATTTCAAGATGGCAAACTCTCGAAAGAAGAATTAAATATGCCGGGAATTATCCGTTATTTTCAGAGAAACCCCAAATCAATGGATAATTATTTACCACGCTGGGAAAGGTTTATCTTTTTCAAAGAGACCAAAGGTGAACCAGCTACAGGTAGTATTAGTGTGCCGTTAGTACCAGAACGTTCCATTGCCACAGATAAATCTATTATGCCTCCCGGAGCATTAGCAGTAATTAATGCTACATTTCCCTATCCAGAACGGGGTAAGAAACTAGTGCAACGCCGAGTCAGCCGCTTTGTCTTAGATCAAGATACAGGTAGTGCTATCAAAGGCCCTGGGAGAGTTGATTATTTCTTAGGCTATGGTGATTTAGCAGGCGATCGCGCCGGTATTACAGTCACTACTGGTTCTATATATTACTTATTGTTGAAATAAATTAGGCGTTTGTTTGTAGAGGCAGAATTATTTTCTTGCCTCTCTCAAAAATGTTTCAAATTCTCGTACTGCTACACTAGAACCAACTTGCCAACCTAGTTCAATATAATGCGGGATTAGTCCTTGAACATCAAAATCAGGAAAATGATAACTTATGTCACTTTCCTGATAATTTTGTCCATCAAACTGATAGATTGATAAATTACTTTGACGATAAATCCAAAGTTCTTTAGGTGCGATCGCTTGATAATCTGTGGCTTTAGTTGTAGAAGTTAAATCAACTTCGATGACTAAATCGGGAGGTGGATCAATTTCCAAGTCAAGACGTTCTTTACCTAAAATGAGATGACGATTTTGAAGATAAAAACAATAATCTGGTTCTACTCCCTGTTGGTTAATACGTTTGAGAGTGATTGGTGTAAATGCTTCCCAATCTTTACCTTGATTTTTGAGTAAAGCCTTCACCAAGTCAGCTAACATATCAGCATTTTTACCATGACTTGGCAAAGGCGACATAATTCTGATTTCTTGAGTAGCACTATTATATTTAATCTTCAGTCCTGCATTATCTTGGCGACGAATAAGTAAGTTTTCATAATCATCCCAAGTTCTGAATCTGAGAATTAACTCATCTCCTGGAGCTAAGTCAATTATATTTTGGGTGATTGTGGGTAATGTCATCTCAAGATATTGATTGCTCACTTCACAATCATAGCGGAATAGATACTCAGATGACAGCAAACCATGTGTTTATTCGTCTTCTCAAAAAGAACGGTATAAACAGCCTGCATCATGTTCCAAAATGTGCGGTAACAGTAAGCACCATACTCCTACAACCTACTAAGGCAAGAATCGAGCTAAAATCATACCTAATTGAAGGCTGATAAGTCCTAAAAGGACACTACCGACTAAATAAATATTGGCGGCGATGAAATTTTGATTATGTAACAGACTAACAGTATCTAACGCATAAGTAGAAAAAGTAGTGTAAGCACCCAAAAAACCGACAGCAACTAATAACCGTATTTCGGGAGAAATGATTGCTATTTTGTCTACAGCGAATGTAAAGAAGAAACCCATCGCCAAACAGCCACTAATATTGATAAAAAATGTGCCGTAGGGGAAACCTACACCGAAGCGTTGAGCGAACCACAAGCTTAAATAGTAGCGACTTAAAGCACCTGCGATCGCACCTAAACTTACTGCTATAGGATTCCGTATTGAAGGTTGTTGTAATACTTCTGGCACTAGTGTTGGGGCAATAGTAATTAGTTGTAAACTATGCGCCAGTAAATTTTTAAAACCAAACCACATAATGCACCTAATTTGTGTGATTTTCTAATAAAATGACAGGTATTTGACTGGATTCTAATACTGCTTGCGAAACCGAACCAATTAATACTTTTTCCCAAGGTTGATGTCCGCGCTTGCCCATAATAATTGCTGTGGCTTGGTAGGTTTCAGCAATCTGAATTATGGTTTCTGGAATAGCACCATTCACCGTGATAAATTCATATCTAATATCAGATAATATTTTTTTAGCCTGTGCTTGTAATCTTTCCACAGATGGCGGGTTGGAAGTATTAACTACGTGTAAAACAATTGCTTCGCCATGACTGCGGCGTGCTAAATCTGCAACTTTAGTTAAAACTTCTGTAGCTAAACTAGATGTATCGACTGCGGCTAATAATAAAGTGCGTGTTGTAACCGTTACTTTTGTCGGATCAACTTCGCCTTTAGTTAATAATTTAGGTGCGAAAACAGCCGTACTCCAAGCACCCAAAGGCGCAGTAATTAAAATAGCAAGAGCTGCGATCGCTAAAATTATCTCACCTCCTGGGATACCCTGAGCTAGAGGAATTGCACCAATAGCCGCTTGTACTGTAGCTTTAGCTGAGTTCCCAGGTAGAAGAAACAATCTTTCATGCCAATTCCAATTACTCCCCAACGTTGAGAGATACCACCCAATCATGCGTCCAATCAATAAACCAATGACTAGAACTAGCACACCAGGTAATAACACTTTCTCTAATATCTGTAATTGAATACTCGCACCTAATAAAACAAACAAAAAAATCTCAGCAACTACCCATAAACTATCAAACCCACCCCGCAATCTTCTAGCTAAAGGTGCATCTAATTCAATTAAGAAAAATCCCATCGCCATTGTTGCTAAGTAACCAGAAAAGTAAGGTAATTTGTTAGCAATAATGACTAGAAATAAAGCCAAACTTGCAGCAATTATAGTGTCTTGGACAGCGTTTTGAGTCCAGTTTTGTTTTGTTAACACTAAAACTAGTAACCGGGCTGCTAAATAACCAAATAAAACTCCCAAAATGACTTGTAAAATTACCTGTATGGGGAGTAAGTAGGCGGTGTTGATAGTAAATCCCCCAAACAGTGTAATTTGCTCAACACCACCATCGCGTAAGAAATTTAGCAGTAAGCTAAACACCAGTAATAACAAAACATCAGATAAAGCACTCCCAGTTAAAATTGCATCGGGAATACCTTTAGTGACACCCAAACCCAAACTTTTGAGGCGCAGCATTCCTGGAACAATGACGGCTGGAGACTCAGCACCGATAATGCAGCCTAAAAGCAAACCTGTGGAAAAATTAAACTGAAATATTACCATAGCAGCAATTGCAATGGCGATCGCTTCACACATTGCAGGTAAAAATCCCAAACGTAACGCCACCGTTCCCTGTTCCGCCAGTTTTTCCCGATCTAATCCCAGCCCCGCTTTCATTAAAATAATCATCACAGCTACAGTTCTCAACTCATCAGATGCACCCAACACATCTGGAGTGATGAGATTAAAAACTGAAGGACTCAGAATAATACCTACTAAAATCATGCCAATTAAAGGCGGCGCACCTAAACGACGGGCAATTTGACCGACAAAAAAGCCCATCATTAAAATCCACAATATGCTAAATAACATCCAGTAACCTCCATAGCAGCGATTTGTAGATAAATGCTGACTACAGGAAATCTGGAGATAAATACAACAAACTCCTACTATCCTGCAATCAGCGAGGAAAGTAGGAGCCATCAGCTTTCCAGATAATATTTTCCGTCCTGGAATAGCGGTTTTGGCAAGCTCCATTGCCATTATTTAACTTTACGATACCTTAAATCGGGAAATACATCAATGATTTCATAGTCTCATAAGTAGAAAGACTTGAAAAAACCAAACTATGTTAAGTAGTAGTCCGCCACACAAATTGTGACAGGTTATAGATACCCGACTTTTTTAAAGAAGTCGGGTATCTGAACACCCGCAAGCTGTCAAAATCAATCGGGTGGAATAGTAGTATAAAAACATTAGGATTGAGTTCGTAGTAAGGACTTTAGTCCTTTTTTATTCGCGGAGCGTCTCGTAGAGAGAACTTTGGTTCTCTCTACAAATCTTTAATTATTTACCCTGTTACACTTAGTCGTTAAATTAAATTTTTCAATCCAAAATCCAAAATCCAAAATTGCCATGAGTGGGAAAACCGTACTCAGATGACAGGTTATCTGTACCCTACGGATGAGTCGGGCTAGATACAATCAGAGTGTGGCTTCAATAATGCTGTTTTTTAACACAACTACAAAACATCAGAACAGCATTAGCAGGAGATTAAAAATATGGGAAATCAATTTAAAACAGTTGCTTTACTTGCTGCTCTCAGTGGCTTGTTAATTGCTATTAGTTATTGGGTAATCGGTGGCACTGGTGGCTTAATAGTAGGTATTGGATTAGCCGCAGTCACTAACTTATTTTCTTGGTATCAATCAGATAAAATTGCCCTTGCAGTTTACCAAGCCCAACCTGTGAGCGAAAGTCAAGCACCAGGACTATATCGGATGGTGCAGAGATTATCGCAACGGGCTAATATTCCTATGCCTGGAGTGTATATTGTTCCTAGTCAAACTGCTAATGCTTTCGCTACAGGAAGAGATCCAGAACACGCAGCAGTAGCCGTTACCGAAGGTATTTTAAATATTTTGCCAGAAGATGAGTTAGAAGGGGTAATTGCTCACGAACTCACACATATTATTAACCGAGACACCTTAACCCAAGCCGTAGCTGCTACCGTTGCCGGTGCAATATCTTTCTTAGCGCAGATGTTAAGTTATAGTCTATGGTTTGGGGGTGTAGGTGGCAGAGATAACGAAAGAGGCGGTAATCCTTTAGGAGTCTTATTAACCGTTATTCTCGCCCCGATTGCAGCGACAATTATTCAATTAGCAATATCCCGCACAAGAGAGTTTTCTGCCGATGCTGGTGCTGCTAGATTAACAGGTAATCCCCGCGCCTTAGCTCGTGCATTGCAAAGATTAGAAGCCACCGCTAGGCAATTACCTCTAGACGCTAACCCCGCTTTTGAACCATTACTAATTATCAACCCCATCTCTGGACAATTCCTGGGTAATTTATTTTCCAGTCACCCCGCAACCGAAGCACGAGTTGAACAATTACTGAAAATAGAACAGCAAATTAGGGCATAGGGCATGGGGCATTGGAGACAAGGCAGACAAGGTAGAGGAGATGAGAAAAACCGTTCCCTGTTCTCTAATGACTAATGACTAATAACTAACAACAACAGAGAGGATGTTTCAACTATGACTTATGACAATCTTGAATCTGTAGAAATTGTGGAATCTACTATCGTGGTAGAAGTTAGCTCCCAAACTGACGAATTAGTAGAAACAGAAATGGCTGGTGAAACTGATGAAGTGAAACGCGAAACGAAAGCTTTAATTGAAGCGTTGAGAAGACGCGCTCAAGCAGAGGCAGAATCAGCAGGTAAACTTACTCGTGAAACTTATTTAAATGTGGTTCGGAAAGCACGGGAAGCAATTGAAGGTGAAAAAATTATGGAGCGTGATGGGCTACGCCTTACCGGAAGCGATCGCTTAGAATATTTCTGGGCAGTGTTTCAAGAAGAAACAGAAAGAAACTGGCATTTAATGATGAAAGAGTTTGTAGATTTTAATACACGTCTACAAAACGCAGTCAAAGCTGGATGGGAAGCCTTTAACGCACCTCGTCAGCGATAGGAGGCAGGGGGGCAGGGAGCAGGGGGCAAGCAGGAAGTGTGGGAGGTGTGGGAGGTGTGGGAGGATAGGGAAGAAATCTTTCCCCCCACACTCCCCACACTCCCCATCTTCCCAACCCCCAGTCCCAACAAAAAAACCCCCAGAGGGGGGTGTAGAATCTTAAGTTGTCCGCGTGGAGTGAACAACTATTAATTAATACCTACAGTAAATACAGTAATCCGAACAAAATAATCCAAATTACATCAACGAAGTGCCAATATATTTCCGCAGCCTCTACACCAAAGTGTTTTTCCTTACTGTAGTGACCAGGAGTGCGCGATCGCCACAACACAGCTAAGATGGCTAAAACGCCGATAGTAACGTGCAGTCCGTGAAATCCAGTCAACACATAAAATGCACTGGCAAATAGGTTAGTTGTTAAGCCAAATTCTAAATGTGTGTACTCGTAAACCTGTCCTACTAAGAAAATCGCACCCATTGCGGCGGTGATAGCCAGCCAAGTACGCATCCCTTTAGCATCATTCTTTTTGATGGCAGTGTCAGCATTGTGCATGACAAAGCTACTGGCAATCAGGTTAACAGTGTTAACTCCAGGTAATAAGAGTTCTAATTCTGGTGTCCCGGCTGGCGGCCACACAGGTATAGTTGAACGGAAAGCTAAATAAGCTCCGAACAACCCCATAAAAATCATCCCTTCAGCAATCAAGAACACAAAAATCCCAAATAGACGATGATCGGGATGTTCTTCATGATGACCAACTGTCTCTGCTGTATGGTGATGATTCAGTTCCGTTTTCGCTGGGTCAATTGTTTGACTTTGCATGAATGTTAAATAATAAATGGACTGGGGATTGGGGATTGGGGATTGGGGACTGGGGATTGGGGATTGGGGATTGGAGATTGGTAAAAAATTCTACCTTGTCTCCCCTGCTCCCTGCCCCCTGCCCCCCTGCCTCTTCCTAGGTTCTAGTCTCTATGTCAGACTCAATGCTGGGATATGGTTCATCAGCATCAGCTCTGAGTACAGGATTCTCTGATGGCGATACATTTGCTGGTGCGTGTGCGACACCATAGTCATAAGGGCCAGTGGTTAAGACTGGGAGTGTATCAAAATTCTCAATCGCTGGCGGTGAAGTGGTCATCCACTCTAAGGTTAGTCCTTTCCAGGGATTATTACCAGCTTTCTCTCCGTACAACCAACTCCAAATAGCGTTGATGATAAAGGGAAGTGTGGAAACAGCCAGAATATAAGAGCCGTAAGTACAGATTTCATTTAACAGGGCAAACTTGGGATCATACTGAGCCACACGGCGATTCATCCCCATCAGTCCTAATTTGTGCATGGGTAGGAATGTCATATTCAAACCCACAATTGTTAGAGCAAAATGCACTTTACCCCAAAAATCATTCATCATTCGTCCCGTCATTTTGGGAAACCAATGATAAATGGCGGCGAAAATTCCCAGAACGCTACCACCGAACAGGACATAGTGTAGGTGTGCGACTACAAAGTAAGTGTCGTGGACGTGGATATCAAAAGGCACGGCTGCCAACATCACACCACTAATCCCACCAATCACGAAAGTACCGACAAAACCCATTGCGAACAACATGGGGCTGTTGAACTGGATTTTGC contains:
- the crcB gene encoding fluoride efflux transporter CrcB, with amino-acid sequence MWFGFKNLLAHSLQLITIAPTLVPEVLQQPSIRNPIAVSLGAIAGALSRYYLSLWFAQRFGVGFPYGTFFINISGCLAMGFFFTFAVDKIAIISPEIRLLVAVGFLGAYTTFSTYALDTVSLLHNQNFIAANIYLVGSVLLGLISLQLGMILARFLP
- a CDS encoding zinc metalloprotease HtpX, with protein sequence MGNQFKTVALLAALSGLLIAISYWVIGGTGGLIVGIGLAAVTNLFSWYQSDKIALAVYQAQPVSESQAPGLYRMVQRLSQRANIPMPGVYIVPSQTANAFATGRDPEHAAVAVTEGILNILPEDELEGVIAHELTHIINRDTLTQAVAATVAGAISFLAQMLSYSLWFGGVGGRDNERGGNPLGVLLTVILAPIAATIIQLAISRTREFSADAGAARLTGNPRALARALQRLEATARQLPLDANPAFEPLLIINPISGQFLGNLFSSHPATEARVEQLLKIEQQIRA
- the rsgA gene encoding ribosome small subunit-dependent GTPase A, translated to MNLTDLGWSDFFAHSFAPYGEKGFNIARVAIAYKNTYILYGEQGELTAEVSGKFRHRAHQPEDFPAVGDWVVIQTLESAAQATIHEILPRKSQFSRKTVGSKTAQQIVATNVDTVFLVSGLDGDFNPRRIERYLILAWESGTNPVIVLNKADLCNCLDDYLSEVETVALGVPIIVLSATTSQGLSALQPYLQPGQTVALLGSSGVGKSTITNQLKGETVQTVQSVRRGDDRGRHTTTHRELILLPTGGLIIDTPGMREIQMWGSEDSLQATFADIEALAKKCRFRDCQHQHEPGCAVQQALIEGTLDTSRLVSYQKLQKELNYLVRKQDHQAQLAEKERWKKIHKAMRHHHKY
- a CDS encoding Uma2 family endonuclease, translated to MTLPTITQNIIDLAPGDELILRFRTWDDYENLLIRRQDNAGLKIKYNSATQEIRIMSPLPSHGKNADMLADLVKALLKNQGKDWEAFTPITLKRINQQGVEPDYCFYLQNRHLILGKERLDLEIDPPPDLVIEVDLTSTTKATDYQAIAPKELWIYRQSNLSIYQFDGQNYQESDISYHFPDFDVQGLIPHYIELGWQVGSSVAVREFETFLREARK
- a CDS encoding heme-copper oxidase subunit III, which encodes MQSQTIDPAKTELNHHHTAETVGHHEEHPDHRLFGIFVFLIAEGMIFMGLFGAYLAFRSTIPVWPPAGTPELELLLPGVNTVNLIASSFVMHNADTAIKKNDAKGMRTWLAITAAMGAIFLVGQVYEYTHLEFGLTTNLFASAFYVLTGFHGLHVTIGVLAILAVLWRSRTPGHYSKEKHFGVEAAEIYWHFVDVIWIILFGLLYLL
- a CDS encoding murein transglycosylase A translates to MKRTLALFSLGLGITLFNPLPIAVSQVTPQPAAPPSQVTPALKLVDIGTCQPARTCLGWDEQLFFGHGSLKSDRQSLLKSIDNSLSYLNTPKAIAAYNNYPIKEITLDRVRRSLQRFRQLVATAKSPAQLQASVKREFAFYQSVGDDNQGTVKFTAYYAPIYQASRTRTAQYKYPIYRLPADFEQWPKPHPTRLELEGVNGLLGNKSRLNGLEMFWLRDRFQAYMIHIQGSAKLNLTDGTQTSVGFVRGTDYPWTSIGRLLFQDGKLSKEELNMPGIIRYFQRNPKSMDNYLPRWERFIFFKETKGEPATGSISVPLVPERSIATDKSIMPPGALAVINATFPYPERGKKLVQRRVSRFVLDQDTGSAIKGPGRVDYFLGYGDLAGDRAGITVTTGSIYYLLLK
- a CDS encoding sodium:proton antiporter is translated as MLFSILWILMMGFFVGQIARRLGAPPLIGMILVGIILSPSVFNLITPDVLGASDELRTVAVMIILMKAGLGLDREKLAEQGTVALRLGFLPAMCEAIAIAIAAMVIFQFNFSTGLLLGCIIGAESPAVIVPGMLRLKSLGLGVTKGIPDAILTGSALSDVLLLLVFSLLLNFLRDGGVEQITLFGGFTINTAYLLPIQVILQVILGVLFGYLAARLLVLVLTKQNWTQNAVQDTIIAASLALFLVIIANKLPYFSGYLATMAMGFFLIELDAPLARRLRGGFDSLWVVAEIFLFVLLGASIQLQILEKVLLPGVLVLVIGLLIGRMIGWYLSTLGSNWNWHERLFLLPGNSAKATVQAAIGAIPLAQGIPGGEIILAIAALAILITAPLGAWSTAVFAPKLLTKGEVDPTKVTVTTRTLLLAAVDTSSLATEVLTKVADLARRSHGEAIVLHVVNTSNPPSVERLQAQAKKILSDIRYEFITVNGAIPETIIQIAETYQATAIIMGKRGHQPWEKVLIGSVSQAVLESSQIPVILLENHTN